Proteins encoded in a region of the Agromyces protaetiae genome:
- the argJ gene encoding bifunctional glutamate N-acetyltransferase/amino-acid acetyltransferase ArgJ, translating to MTVTAPAGFDAAGIAAGLKRSGALDLAVVVNRGPLLAAAAVFTKNRAMANPIIWSKQAILDGVVSAVVLNSGGANCFTGPEGFQVTHRTAEAAASALGTSAGDVLVCSTGLIGDQLDGEILEEGVLSAVNRLSAGGGEDAARAIMTTDTTPKTVIVDGAGWRIGGMAKGAGMLAPGLATMLVVLTTDAELGAAELDAALREATRMTFDRLDSDGCMSTNDQVTLLASGASGLRPTAEAFTAALIRACDDLAAQLQADAEGASHDISIEVVGAVTEDDAVEVGRSVARNNLFKAAIFGNDPNWGRVLAAIGTTAAEFDPYLVDVSMNGVRVCHAGRPDRPRDEVDLSPRETTVRIELHAGEASATIRTNDLTHDYVHENSAYAS from the coding sequence GTGACCGTCACCGCCCCAGCCGGCTTCGACGCGGCCGGCATCGCCGCGGGCCTGAAGCGCTCCGGCGCGCTCGACCTCGCGGTCGTCGTGAACCGTGGACCGTTGCTCGCGGCCGCCGCGGTGTTCACCAAGAACCGTGCGATGGCGAACCCGATCATCTGGTCGAAGCAGGCGATCCTCGACGGCGTCGTGAGCGCGGTCGTGCTGAACTCGGGGGGCGCGAACTGCTTCACCGGGCCCGAGGGGTTCCAGGTCACGCATCGCACGGCCGAGGCCGCGGCCTCGGCACTCGGCACCTCGGCGGGCGACGTGCTCGTCTGCTCGACGGGGCTCATCGGCGACCAGCTCGACGGCGAGATCCTCGAGGAGGGCGTGCTCTCGGCCGTGAACCGGCTGTCCGCCGGCGGCGGCGAAGACGCAGCACGCGCGATCATGACCACCGACACCACGCCGAAGACCGTGATCGTCGACGGTGCCGGGTGGCGCATCGGCGGCATGGCCAAAGGTGCGGGCATGCTCGCCCCCGGACTCGCGACCATGCTCGTCGTGCTCACGACCGACGCCGAGCTCGGTGCGGCGGAGCTCGACGCGGCGCTGCGCGAGGCGACCCGGATGACGTTCGACCGGCTCGACTCCGACGGCTGCATGTCGACGAACGACCAGGTCACATTGCTCGCCAGCGGCGCCTCGGGTCTGCGTCCTACGGCCGAGGCGTTCACCGCGGCGCTGATCCGCGCGTGCGACGACCTCGCCGCGCAGCTGCAGGCCGACGCCGAGGGCGCGAGCCACGACATCAGCATCGAGGTCGTGGGCGCGGTCACCGAAGACGACGCAGTCGAGGTCGGCCGCTCCGTCGCTCGGAACAACCTGTTCAAGGCCGCGATCTTCGGCAACGACCCCAACTGGGGCCGCGTCCTCGCCGCCATCGGCACCACCGCGGCCGAGTTCGATCCCTACCTCGTCGACGTGAGCATGAACGGCGTCCGCGTGTGTCACGCGGGACGGCCCGACCGGCCGAGGGACGAGGTGGACCTCTCGCCGCGCGAGACGACGGTCCGCATCGAGCTGCATGCCGGCGAGGCATCCGCCACGATCCGCACCAACGATCTCACGCACGACTACGTGCACGAGAACAGCGCCTACGCGAGCTGA
- the argF gene encoding ornithine carbamoyltransferase: MTRHFLRDDDLSPAEQSEVLDLALRLKSDRYAERPLDGPGTVAVIFDKTSTRTRVSFSVGIADLGGVPLVISTSESQLGGKESVADTARVLERMVEAIVWRTFDQAGLEEMADGTRVPVVNALSDDFHPCQLLADLLTVRERFGSLAGRTLAYVGDGANNMAHSYLLAGATAGMHVRIGSPADYAPRADIVDDARRIAAQTGGSVLVTTDPREAVRDADVVTTDTWVSMGQEDEKAARIAVFGDYGVDEELMAEASGDAIFLHCLPAYRGYEVEAAVIDGPQSVVWDEAENRLHAQKALLVWLLARRHDAAAHGGAREGNAR; the protein is encoded by the coding sequence ATGACCCGCCATTTCCTCCGCGACGACGACCTGAGTCCCGCCGAGCAGTCCGAGGTGCTCGACCTCGCGCTGCGACTGAAGTCCGACCGCTACGCCGAGCGCCCGCTCGACGGGCCGGGCACCGTGGCCGTGATCTTCGACAAGACCTCGACGCGGACGCGCGTGTCGTTCTCGGTCGGCATCGCCGACCTCGGCGGCGTGCCGCTCGTGATCTCGACCTCCGAGAGCCAGCTCGGCGGCAAGGAGTCGGTGGCCGACACCGCGCGTGTCCTCGAGCGCATGGTCGAGGCCATCGTCTGGCGCACGTTCGACCAGGCGGGTCTCGAAGAGATGGCCGACGGCACCCGGGTCCCGGTGGTGAACGCCCTCTCCGACGACTTCCACCCCTGCCAGCTGCTCGCCGACCTGCTCACCGTGCGTGAGCGGTTCGGCTCGCTCGCCGGCCGCACGCTCGCCTACGTGGGCGACGGCGCGAACAACATGGCCCACTCGTACCTGCTCGCGGGCGCCACCGCCGGCATGCACGTGCGCATCGGCTCGCCCGCCGACTACGCTCCCCGGGCCGACATCGTCGACGACGCCCGCCGCATCGCGGCGCAGACGGGCGGATCTGTGCTGGTCACGACCGATCCGCGCGAGGCCGTCCGCGACGCCGACGTGGTCACCACCGACACCTGGGTGTCCATGGGCCAAGAGGACGAGAAGGCCGCACGCATCGCGGTGTTCGGCGACTACGGCGTCGACGAGGAGCTCATGGCCGAGGCATCCGGCGACGCGATCTTCCTGCACTGCCTGCCCGCGTACCGCGGGTACGAGGTCGAGGCCGCCGTCATCGACGGTCCGCAGTCGGTCGTCTGGGACGAGGCCGAGAACCGACTGCACGCCCAGAAGGCGTTGCTCGTCTGGCTGCTCGCCCGGCGGCACGACGCGGCGGCGCACGGCGGCGCCCGAGAGGGGAACGCACGATGA
- a CDS encoding acetylornithine transaminase, producing MMRSLGTPLAKLERGQGARVWDDQGREYLDFLAGIAVNSLGHAHPVFVEAVSRQAATLAHVSNYFMTEPVLELADRLTRLAGAGDGGRVWFGNSGAEANEAAFKLARLNNSGGARTRVIALVDAFHGRTMGSLALTGKPHMRQAFEPLPGGVEHIPATIEALEAAVDDAVAAVILEPIQGEAGVVELPAGFLEAAREVTRRHGALLIVDEIQTGAGRTGAWFGFQHAGITPDAITVAKGIGGGFPIGALITFGRASELYQRGMHGSTFGGNPLATAVSNAVLGEIERAGLVENAARRGAQLRERILGLGSPAIAGVRGRGLLLGVAFAEPIATRVAHAALESGLIVNAANDSTLRIAPPLTIGDAELDEFDRRFARALELAERPTDH from the coding sequence ATGATGCGCTCGCTCGGCACGCCGCTCGCGAAGCTGGAGCGCGGCCAGGGGGCCCGCGTCTGGGACGACCAGGGGCGCGAGTATCTCGACTTCCTGGCGGGCATCGCGGTCAACTCGCTCGGCCACGCGCACCCCGTCTTCGTCGAGGCGGTCTCGCGTCAGGCGGCGACGCTCGCGCACGTCTCCAACTACTTCATGACCGAGCCCGTGCTCGAGCTCGCCGACCGGCTCACGCGCCTCGCGGGAGCGGGCGACGGCGGCCGCGTCTGGTTCGGCAACTCGGGCGCCGAGGCGAACGAGGCGGCGTTCAAGCTCGCCCGGCTGAACAACTCCGGCGGGGCGCGCACGCGTGTCATCGCGCTCGTCGACGCGTTCCACGGGCGCACGATGGGATCGCTCGCGCTCACCGGCAAACCGCACATGCGACAGGCCTTCGAGCCGCTGCCCGGCGGCGTCGAGCACATCCCCGCGACCATCGAGGCGCTCGAGGCCGCGGTCGACGACGCCGTCGCCGCGGTCATCCTCGAGCCGATCCAGGGCGAGGCGGGCGTCGTCGAACTGCCCGCCGGGTTCCTCGAGGCCGCGCGCGAGGTCACGCGACGGCACGGGGCGCTGCTCATCGTCGACGAGATCCAGACCGGGGCCGGCCGCACCGGCGCCTGGTTCGGCTTCCAGCACGCGGGCATCACGCCCGACGCGATCACGGTCGCGAAGGGCATCGGCGGCGGCTTCCCGATCGGCGCGCTGATCACGTTCGGTCGCGCCTCCGAGCTGTACCAGCGAGGCATGCACGGTTCGACGTTCGGCGGCAACCCGCTCGCCACCGCCGTCTCGAACGCCGTGCTCGGCGAGATCGAGCGCGCGGGCCTCGTCGAGAACGCGGCGCGGCGCGGTGCCCAGCTCCGCGAGCGCATCCTCGGGCTCGGTTCGCCGGCGATCGCCGGGGTCCGCGGCCGTGGACTGTTGCTCGGCGTCGCGTTCGCCGAGCCGATCGCGACGCGTGTCGCGCACGCGGCACTCGAGTCGGGGCTCATCGTCAATGCGGCCAATGACTCGACGCTGCGGATCGCGCCGCCGCTCACGATCGGCGACGCCGAGCTCGACGAGTTCGACCGACGGTTCGCGCGTGCCCTCGAGCTCGCCGAACGCCCGACCGACCACTGA
- a CDS encoding CoA transferase: MTGSAEQIVHRVWAELGRDSAELAALDVLPVVPLPARLDVSGLAAGAVAAASLAAASFAGAAATMRDGQMIRLDGDRIATAFTSERWFRLGGKQPEVWAPLSGFRRAADGWVRTHANYPHHAAALRRGLGLAADADTGVVDAVIASRTAEDVEAAVVGAGGVCAVVRRETPADDVALRRTPLVELGASASGDRSPRVPDGRVDPEYPLRGMRVLDLTRVIAGPVGTRTLGLLGADVLRIDSPRLPEPEWQHLDTGAAKRTTLLDLTARGDRERFDELLARADAVVLGYRPRGMQALGLDPVELTARRPGLVVGQLAAWGYDEADAERRGFDSIVQAATGIAWVEGERQGERDAGGDGSGASSDVEGRPGALPAQALDHASGYLLAAAVISMLAGHAGEARIARVSLRRTAAELLGLPRTTSASPADRLTDERAAPHLVSFDTDGLEVRSTGPAISAVAGPHAWPSGPRPWGRDEPVWPE; the protein is encoded by the coding sequence GTGACCGGGTCCGCCGAGCAGATCGTCCACCGCGTGTGGGCAGAGCTCGGACGCGATTCGGCCGAGCTCGCCGCGCTCGACGTGCTGCCCGTGGTGCCGCTGCCGGCCAGGCTCGACGTGTCGGGCCTGGCGGCCGGCGCGGTCGCTGCGGCCTCGCTCGCCGCCGCATCGTTCGCCGGGGCGGCCGCGACGATGCGCGACGGGCAGATGATCCGGCTGGACGGCGACCGGATCGCGACGGCGTTCACGAGCGAGCGATGGTTCCGCCTCGGTGGGAAGCAGCCCGAGGTGTGGGCTCCGCTCTCGGGGTTCCGCCGCGCAGCCGACGGATGGGTGCGCACGCACGCGAACTACCCGCATCACGCGGCGGCGCTCCGGCGCGGGTTGGGTCTCGCCGCGGATGCCGACACCGGGGTGGTCGACGCGGTCATCGCCTCGCGCACCGCAGAGGACGTCGAGGCCGCGGTGGTCGGCGCCGGAGGGGTGTGCGCAGTCGTGCGCCGCGAGACGCCCGCAGACGACGTCGCTCTTCGGCGGACGCCGCTCGTCGAACTGGGGGCCTCCGCGTCGGGCGACCGCTCGCCGCGGGTCCCCGACGGGCGTGTGGATCCGGAGTATCCGCTGCGGGGGATGCGTGTGCTCGATCTGACGAGAGTGATCGCCGGGCCGGTCGGCACCAGAACGCTCGGGCTCCTGGGCGCCGACGTCCTGCGCATCGATTCGCCGCGCCTGCCCGAACCGGAGTGGCAGCACCTCGACACCGGGGCCGCGAAGCGCACCACGCTGCTCGATCTCACCGCGCGCGGCGACCGGGAGCGGTTCGACGAGCTGCTCGCGCGCGCCGATGCCGTGGTCCTCGGGTACCGTCCACGCGGAATGCAGGCGCTCGGGCTGGATCCCGTTGAGCTGACCGCACGCCGCCCCGGGCTCGTCGTGGGTCAGCTCGCAGCGTGGGGGTACGACGAGGCGGACGCCGAGCGACGCGGCTTCGACAGCATCGTGCAGGCAGCGACGGGGATCGCGTGGGTCGAGGGCGAGCGCCAGGGCGAACGCGACGCCGGGGGCGATGGCTCGGGGGCGAGCTCCGACGTGGAAGGTCGTCCGGGCGCGTTGCCCGCCCAGGCGCTCGATCACGCGTCCGGCTATCTGCTCGCGGCCGCGGTCATCTCCATGCTCGCCGGCCACGCCGGCGAGGCCCGGATCGCGCGAGTCTCCCTGCGTCGCACCGCGGCCGAGCTGCTCGGCCTGCCGCGCACCACGTCCGCATCGCCCGCCGACCGGCTCACCGATGAGCGCGCTGCGCCGCACCTGGTCTCCTTCGACACGGACGGCCTGGAGGTGCGCTCGACCGGGCCGGCGATCTCGGCTGTCGCCGGGCCTCACGCGTGGCCGAGCGGGCCGCGACCGTGGGGGCGCGATGAGCCGGTGTGGCCGGAATGA
- the argH gene encoding argininosuccinate lyase yields the protein MTDQGTTNAGSLWGARFAGGPSAELARLSKSTHFDWQLAPYDLAGSRAHARALAAAGYLTGEELAGMLAGLDALETRYRSGELVAADTDEDVHGALEAALIAEVGAELGGKLRAGRSRNDQIATLVRLYLKDHAAVIGRDLVHLIDALAAQADAHRTAIMPGRTHLQHAQPVLLAHHLLAYGWALSRDLERLVDWLKRADVSPYGGGALAGSTLGLDAASVALDLGLAAPAENSLDGTASRDVVAEFAFITAMIGIDVSRLAEDVILWNTREFGFVTLDDAYSTGSSIMPQKKNPDIAELARGKSGRLIGNLSGLLATLKALPLAYNRDLQEDKEPVFDSVETLEVLLPAFTGMIATLTFHTDRMAELAPAGFSLATDVAEWLVKRHVPFRDAHEITGALVRHAEAHGLELDEIEDDALATISVHLTPEVREVLSVEGSVASRGGAGGTAPERVAEQFARLTDRVRHLIAGLPEPR from the coding sequence ATGACCGATCAGGGCACGACCAACGCGGGCTCGCTGTGGGGGGCGCGTTTCGCGGGCGGCCCGTCCGCGGAGCTCGCGAGGCTCTCGAAGTCGACGCACTTCGACTGGCAGCTCGCCCCATACGATCTCGCGGGCTCGCGCGCGCACGCGCGCGCCCTCGCGGCCGCCGGCTACCTGACGGGCGAGGAGCTCGCCGGCATGCTCGCCGGGCTCGACGCGCTCGAGACGCGGTACCGGTCTGGCGAGCTCGTCGCCGCCGACACCGACGAAGACGTGCACGGTGCGCTCGAGGCCGCACTCATCGCCGAGGTCGGCGCCGAACTCGGCGGCAAGCTCCGGGCCGGGCGGAGCCGCAACGACCAGATCGCGACCCTGGTGCGGCTCTACCTGAAGGACCACGCCGCGGTCATCGGCCGCGACCTCGTCCACCTCATCGACGCGCTCGCGGCGCAGGCCGACGCGCATCGCACCGCGATCATGCCCGGCCGCACCCACCTGCAGCATGCGCAGCCCGTGCTGCTCGCGCACCACCTGCTCGCCTACGGGTGGGCGCTGTCACGCGACCTCGAGCGGCTCGTCGACTGGCTGAAGCGCGCGGACGTCTCGCCGTACGGCGGCGGCGCGCTCGCCGGTTCGACCCTCGGGCTCGACGCGGCATCGGTGGCCCTGGACCTCGGGCTCGCCGCGCCCGCCGAGAACTCGCTCGACGGCACGGCCAGCCGCGACGTCGTCGCGGAGTTCGCGTTCATCACGGCCATGATCGGCATCGACGTGTCGCGGCTCGCCGAAGACGTCATCCTCTGGAACACGCGCGAGTTCGGGTTCGTCACCCTCGACGACGCCTACTCCACCGGGTCGTCGATCATGCCGCAGAAGAAGAACCCCGACATCGCCGAGCTCGCGCGAGGCAAGTCGGGCCGGCTGATCGGCAACCTCTCGGGCCTGCTCGCGACACTGAAGGCGCTGCCGCTCGCCTACAACCGCGACCTGCAGGAGGACAAGGAGCCGGTCTTCGACTCGGTCGAGACGCTCGAGGTGCTGCTGCCCGCCTTCACGGGCATGATCGCAACGCTCACGTTCCACACCGACCGCATGGCCGAGCTCGCGCCAGCCGGGTTCTCGCTCGCCACGGACGTCGCCGAATGGCTCGTGAAGCGGCACGTGCCGTTCCGTGACGCCCACGAGATCACCGGGGCGCTCGTGCGCCACGCCGAGGCGCACGGGCTCGAACTCGACGAGATCGAGGACGACGCACTCGCGACGATCTCGGTCCACCTGACGCCGGAGGTACGCGAGGTGCTGAGCGTCGAGGGTTCCGTGGCGAGCCGGGGCGGCGCGGGCGGCACGGCGCCCGAGCGCGTCGCCGAGCAGTTCGCACGGCTCACGGACCGGGTGCGGCACCTCATCGCCGGGCTGCCGGAGCCGCGCTGA
- a CDS encoding DNA-binding protein — MFVITADQVDSRHRPDLAGAELERIALEHGEHLRLPPGRNAGDEIQMLTEDPHTAVRLVFELTRHDDWSVGLGCGAVRDPLPADIREASGDAFFTARSAVERAKRARPRFATDATGADPSDAEALIVLALLIRERRTEQGWEVYDRMVAGATQAEIAHQLGISAPAVSSRAKHANIRAELDALPALAHVLEQVDAAAVRGVA; from the coding sequence ATGTTCGTCATCACTGCAGACCAGGTGGACAGCCGTCATCGCCCGGATCTCGCCGGTGCGGAACTCGAACGCATCGCGCTCGAGCACGGCGAGCACCTCCGGTTGCCGCCCGGTCGCAACGCCGGCGACGAGATCCAGATGCTCACCGAGGACCCCCATACCGCGGTCCGCCTCGTATTCGAGCTGACGCGTCACGACGACTGGAGCGTCGGGCTCGGATGCGGCGCCGTCCGGGATCCATTGCCCGCCGACATCCGGGAAGCGAGCGGCGACGCGTTCTTCACCGCGCGCAGCGCGGTGGAACGGGCCAAGCGGGCACGTCCGCGGTTCGCCACGGACGCCACGGGAGCCGACCCGTCCGACGCCGAGGCGCTCATCGTCCTGGCGCTGCTCATCCGCGAACGTCGCACCGAGCAGGGCTGGGAGGTCTACGACCGCATGGTCGCCGGCGCCACGCAGGCCGAGATCGCCCATCAGCTCGGCATCAGCGCGCCCGCCGTGAGCTCACGGGCCAAGCATGCGAACATCAGAGCGGAGCTGGACGCGCTTCCCGCGCTGGCCCACGTGCTCGAGCAGGTCGACGCAGCCGCCGTACGAGGAGTCGCATGA
- the argB gene encoding acetylglutamate kinase, which yields MNPDAADPDAAEKARTLIESLPWLKRYHGETIVVKFGGNAMVSPELQRAFAEDMVYLRYAGIKPVVVHGGGPQISAMLERLGIPSEFRGGYRVTTPEAMDVVRMVLTGQVNRELVSLINEHGPIASGVSGEDAGLFAGRRRGAVVDGEEVDLGLVGDVVAVDPSAVIAHLAAGRIPVVSSIAPDLDEVGQSLNVNADSAAASLAIALGAAKLVILTDVAGLYKDWPNRDSLVSEIAVPDLVELLPSLESGMIPKMTACLDAVQGGVPKAAIIDGREPHSILLEVFTQQGSGTEVVPAGTGEQA from the coding sequence ATGAATCCCGACGCGGCCGATCCCGACGCGGCCGAGAAGGCCCGTACGCTCATCGAGTCCCTGCCATGGCTGAAGCGCTACCACGGTGAGACGATCGTGGTGAAGTTCGGCGGCAACGCCATGGTCAGCCCCGAGTTGCAGCGCGCCTTCGCCGAAGACATGGTGTACCTCCGGTACGCCGGGATCAAGCCTGTCGTCGTCCACGGCGGCGGACCGCAGATCTCCGCCATGCTCGAGCGCCTGGGCATCCCGAGCGAGTTCCGCGGCGGCTACCGCGTCACGACGCCCGAAGCCATGGACGTCGTGCGCATGGTGCTCACCGGGCAGGTCAATCGTGAGCTCGTGAGCCTCATCAACGAGCACGGGCCGATCGCCAGCGGCGTCTCCGGAGAGGACGCGGGGCTGTTCGCAGGCCGGCGTCGCGGCGCCGTCGTCGACGGCGAAGAGGTCGACCTCGGGCTCGTGGGCGACGTCGTCGCGGTCGACCCCTCGGCCGTGATCGCGCACCTCGCCGCCGGTCGCATCCCCGTGGTCTCCTCGATCGCGCCGGACCTCGACGAGGTCGGCCAATCGCTGAACGTCAACGCCGACTCGGCCGCCGCCTCTCTGGCGATCGCCCTCGGCGCGGCGAAGCTCGTCATCCTCACCGACGTCGCCGGCCTCTACAAGGACTGGCCGAACCGGGACTCGCTGGTCTCCGAGATCGCGGTGCCCGACCTCGTTGAGCTGCTGCCGTCGCTCGAGTCGGGCATGATCCCGAAGATGACGGCGTGCCTCGACGCGGTGCAGGGCGGGGTGCCGAAGGCCGCGATCATCGACGGCCGAGAGCCGCATTCGATCCTGCTCGAGGTGTTCACACAGCAAGGGTCGGGCACCGAAGTCGTGCCCGCCGGAACGGGGGAGCAGGCGTGA
- a CDS encoding DNA-3-methyladenine glycosylase, whose translation MLSHDTDEGRVSIRLSEVEAYGGVGVDPGSHAFRGETRRTAVMFGEAGHLYAYFTYGMHVCLNIVAAHPGRAAAVLLRGATVVEGLDLARARRARAADRDLARGPARLGLALGVPLSADGDDLLSAPYALHLPVTPLPHESGPRTGVSGDGGGAAFPWRFWVPGDPGVSPYRRHQRATG comes from the coding sequence GTGCTCTCGCACGACACCGACGAGGGCCGGGTGTCGATCCGGCTGTCCGAGGTCGAGGCGTACGGTGGCGTCGGCGTCGACCCCGGCTCGCACGCCTTCCGCGGCGAGACACGGCGCACGGCCGTCATGTTCGGTGAGGCCGGGCATCTCTACGCGTACTTCACGTACGGCATGCACGTCTGCCTGAACATCGTGGCGGCGCATCCGGGCCGCGCCGCCGCCGTGCTGCTGCGCGGGGCGACCGTCGTCGAGGGGCTCGACCTCGCGCGCGCCCGACGGGCGCGCGCCGCCGACCGCGATCTCGCGCGAGGCCCCGCGCGTCTCGGGCTCGCGCTCGGCGTCCCGTTGTCGGCCGATGGCGACGACCTGCTGTCGGCGCCGTATGCGTTGCATCTGCCGGTCACTCCGCTGCCCCACGAATCGGGCCCGCGCACGGGCGTGAGCGGCGACGGCGGGGGAGCGGCGTTCCCCTGGCGGTTCTGGGTGCCGGGCGACCCCGGCGTCTCGCCGTATCGCCGCCACCAGCGCGCGACGGGCTGA
- the tyrS gene encoding tyrosine--tRNA ligase, with product MLATQQNDPTFADIWEELNWRGLVHVSTDQTALQQLLAGEPATYYCGFDPTAPSLHLGNLVQLLVMRRLQLAGHRPLGLVGGSTGLIGDPRPTAERTLNTKDTVAEWVGRLQGQVSRFLSAEGDNGVRLVNNLDWTAGLSAIDFLRDIGKHYRVGTMLKKDAVASRLNSDAGISYTEFSYQILQGFDYLELYRQYGCVLQTGGSDQWGNLTSGTDLIHRVEGVSVHAIGTPLITNSDGTKFGKSEGNAIWLDAAMCSPYRFYQFWLNTDDADVIARLKVFTFLSRARIEELAELVEREPFRREAQRVLATEVTTLVHGADATAAVVAASQALFGQGELRSLDRATLTAALEELPNTTATTDASIAQLLVDTGLVASLGEARRAIKQGGVSLDNERIDDDAATLAGRVGSGGLAVLRRGKKTLAGVFVE from the coding sequence ATCCTCGCGACTCAGCAGAACGATCCCACATTCGCGGACATCTGGGAGGAGCTCAACTGGCGCGGTCTCGTGCACGTCTCGACCGATCAGACCGCTCTGCAGCAGCTGCTCGCCGGCGAGCCGGCCACGTACTACTGCGGCTTCGACCCCACGGCGCCGAGTCTGCACCTCGGCAATCTCGTGCAGTTGCTCGTCATGCGTCGCCTTCAACTCGCCGGCCACCGGCCACTCGGCCTCGTCGGGGGCTCGACGGGCCTCATCGGCGACCCGCGGCCGACCGCCGAGCGCACGCTCAACACGAAAGACACCGTGGCCGAGTGGGTGGGCCGATTGCAGGGGCAGGTGAGCCGGTTCCTCTCGGCCGAGGGCGACAACGGGGTTCGCCTGGTGAACAACCTCGATTGGACCGCGGGGCTGTCGGCCATCGACTTCCTGCGCGACATCGGCAAGCACTACCGCGTTGGCACCATGCTGAAGAAGGACGCCGTCGCATCGCGGCTGAACTCCGACGCCGGCATCAGCTACACCGAGTTCAGCTACCAGATCCTGCAGGGCTTCGACTACCTCGAGCTCTACCGCCAGTACGGCTGCGTCCTGCAGACCGGCGGCAGCGATCAGTGGGGCAATCTCACGAGCGGCACCGACCTCATCCATCGCGTCGAGGGCGTGAGCGTGCACGCGATCGGCACACCGCTGATCACGAACAGCGACGGCACCAAGTTCGGCAAGAGCGAGGGCAACGCCATCTGGCTGGACGCGGCGATGTGCAGCCCGTACCGCTTCTACCAGTTCTGGCTCAACACCGACGACGCCGACGTGATCGCACGCCTGAAGGTCTTCACCTTCCTCAGCCGCGCGCGCATCGAGGAGCTCGCCGAACTCGTCGAGCGCGAGCCGTTCCGCCGCGAGGCGCAACGCGTGCTGGCCACCGAGGTCACGACGCTCGTGCACGGTGCCGACGCAACGGCCGCGGTGGTCGCGGCCTCGCAGGCCCTCTTCGGGCAGGGCGAGCTGCGCTCGCTCGACCGCGCGACGCTCACGGCGGCGCTCGAGGAATTGCCCAACACCACGGCGACGACGGATGCCTCCATCGCGCAGTTGCTCGTCGACACCGGGCTCGTCGCGAGCCTCGGCGAGGCACGGCGCGCGATCAAGCAGGGCGGCGTCTCGCTCGACAACGAACGCATCGACGACGACGCCGCGACCCTCGCCGGACGCGTCGGCTCGGGCGGGCTCGCGGTGCTGCGGCGCGGCAAGAAGACGCTCGCCGGTGTGTTCGTGGAGTAG